Sequence from the Salinicoccus sp. Bachu38 genome:
GGGATATCGTCAAGATGTACCGTACGGAATTATAGTTGAAAAGTGCGCAATCTATGCTATAATATTCTATGACAATTGAAGAACGGAAAGTAGAGGTCGCAACGGCCATGAGTACAGGAGGGAGCAGGCATGCTTTGAACTTCTGGAAAGGGGCAGTTGCCGAAGGATGCACCCGGCGGGGTGCCATTCTGGGACCAGGTCGAAGAGGCCGGGTACTGTCATTACGATGATGCGCTACATATTGGTGATGGACGTCACGGTGGCTGAATCTGTAATGCTGCTGTGACGTCTTTTTATGATCTAAATAGTTTCTCAGGAGGATATATATGGAAAGTATACTGAACTGGGAGTACATCTCCCTCGTCCCGCCGCTTCTTACACTGCTGCTGGTGGTGCTGACACGCAAAGTGGGCATCAGCCTTGGTGTCGGGATCATCACTTCGGCGTTTGTCGTAGCGGGCGCGGACATAATGGAAACGCTGGGAATGATTTGGAACAGCTTCGCGATCATTTTCGTGGATGGGGGATCCATCAATACATGGAATGCATTCATCCTCATCTTCCTCAGTCTGCTCGGCATCATGACGGCATTCATCAACATGTCGGGCGGGGCCAGGGCCTTCACCGCCTGGGCACTGACGAAGGTGAAATCCCGGCGGGGTGCGAACATGGCAACCGCACTGCTCGGCATCATCGTCTTCATTGATGATTACTTCAGTGCATTGATCGTCGGCCAGGTGGCAAAGCCGCTTACGGACAAATATAACGTCTCCCGGGCAAAGCTTGCCTATCTGATCGATACGACGGCATCACCGATTTCCGTCATCGCCCCGATTTCAAGCTGGGGCGCAGGCATCATGGGGCTGGTGGCACCATTGATTGCCGCAGCGGGCATGGTGGCGGTTACGCCATTCCAGGCATTCGTCTATATGATTCCGATGAACTTCTACGTACTGACTGCGGTGGCGATGATGTTCATCGTCATCCTGACACGTTTCGACATCGGACCGATGCGCAAGCACGAATCCCTCGCCATCAATGAGGGACAGGTCGTCGGGGACACGCGTGAAGTGCCCGGCGAGACGGACGAGGAGCTCCCCGTCCATCAGCAGGGTTCTGCCAAAGCGCTCATCGTGCCGATTCTGGGTCTCGCCATCACGGTCATCGTGGCGATGTTCGTCACAGGTGCAATGACGGGCGGTTCGTTCGACATCTTCAGCATCTTCGAAAATACGCTGGTTACGCATTCCCTCGTCATCGGGGGAATCGTCGGCCTGGTGCTGAGCCTGTTCTACTTCTTCAAATATACACGCAAGGACAGCGACTTCGGCAAGACGGAAATCTGGCTGGGTGTGAAGACCGGCTTCATGGCAATGTTCCCGGCAATCCTTGTGCTGACTCTGGCATGGATGATCGGGGATCTGATCGGCCAGCTCGGCACCGGCGAACTGCTCGGTGCGATGGTCGAGAATTCGAACATGCCGACAGGTCTGCTGCTTGCAGTCGTCTTTGCGGTCGCCTGTCTGATGGCGTTGGCAACGGGGACAAGCTGGGGTTCGTTCGGCATCCTGATCCCGATCACGGGTGAAATCATGATCTCACTCGATGCGACGGACCTGCTGCTGCCAAGCATCGCAGCGGTACTCGCCGGCGCAGTGTTCGGCGACCACTGTTCACCGATTTCGGACTCGACGATCCTGTCATCCACCGGTGCGGGGTGCAACCACATCGTCCATGTCATGACCCAGCTGCCATATGCGGTCGGTTCTGCGCTGATTGCGCTGGTCGGCTACCTGGTCCTCGGGCTGACATCGAGTCTCCTGCTCGCCCTTCTGACACTGCTGGTGCTCATCATTATTGTCGTAGTCGTCTCCAAGGTCGTCTATACTCCAATCGCCAAAGAAAGTACAGAATCATAGAGCAGAAAAGCTCCCACCTCAGGATGGGAGCTTTTTAATATGCAATAGCCCACATATTGGAACATTTTTTTATTTTTGACACTTTATTCGAATAATTATGATAATATGAACATGATATTCAATTCATAAGGAGGGCATTATAAGTGGCTACAAAAAATGAAGAGATCCTGAGAAAACCTGATTGGTTGAAGATCAAGCT
This genomic interval carries:
- a CDS encoding Na+/H+ antiporter NhaC family protein, producing MESILNWEYISLVPPLLTLLLVVLTRKVGISLGVGIITSAFVVAGADIMETLGMIWNSFAIIFVDGGSINTWNAFILIFLSLLGIMTAFINMSGGARAFTAWALTKVKSRRGANMATALLGIIVFIDDYFSALIVGQVAKPLTDKYNVSRAKLAYLIDTTASPISVIAPISSWGAGIMGLVAPLIAAAGMVAVTPFQAFVYMIPMNFYVLTAVAMMFIVILTRFDIGPMRKHESLAINEGQVVGDTREVPGETDEELPVHQQGSAKALIVPILGLAITVIVAMFVTGAMTGGSFDIFSIFENTLVTHSLVIGGIVGLVLSLFYFFKYTRKDSDFGKTEIWLGVKTGFMAMFPAILVLTLAWMIGDLIGQLGTGELLGAMVENSNMPTGLLLAVVFAVACLMALATGTSWGSFGILIPITGEIMISLDATDLLLPSIAAVLAGAVFGDHCSPISDSTILSSTGAGCNHIVHVMTQLPYAVGSALIALVGYLVLGLTSSLLLALLTLLVLIIIVVVVSKVVYTPIAKESTES